The following proteins come from a genomic window of Streptomyces sp. GS7:
- a CDS encoding zinc-dependent metalloprotease — protein MTSIGGAEMVDWNLAVATATRFVRPGPEVSRDEAREIVAELRRHAKSSEEHVRAFTRMAQPGAEGPAVPHDTPVLVVDRPGWIRANVAGFRAVLRPLLAKMEDRRSNVPGGAVLGAVGGKVTGVELGMLLSFLASRVLGQYETFAPPTRDLPAAAQGGRLLLVAPNIVHVERELDVAPHDFRLWVCLHEETHRTQFTAVPWLRDHIEGEIQSFLGETDIDPGTLLERLREAAQSLAGAKPEGEEGDDGTRSIVDLVQTPAQREILGRLTAVMSLLEGHADFVMDGVGPEVVPSVAEIREKFQQRRASGAGRLDLALRKLLGLDAKLRQYRDGERFVRSVVKEVGTDGFNRIWTSPNTLPTKQEIAKPADWVARVHRKADGAP, from the coding sequence ATGACGAGCATCGGTGGTGCGGAGATGGTCGACTGGAATCTCGCGGTTGCGACCGCGACGCGATTCGTCCGGCCCGGTCCGGAGGTGAGCCGGGACGAGGCGCGGGAGATCGTCGCGGAGTTGCGGAGGCATGCCAAGTCCTCCGAGGAGCACGTCCGGGCGTTCACCCGGATGGCGCAGCCGGGTGCGGAGGGCCCGGCGGTGCCGCATGACACGCCGGTGCTGGTCGTGGACCGGCCCGGCTGGATCCGGGCCAACGTGGCCGGCTTCCGGGCTGTCCTGCGGCCGCTTCTGGCCAAGATGGAGGACCGGCGCTCGAACGTGCCCGGTGGTGCGGTGCTCGGCGCGGTCGGCGGCAAGGTGACCGGCGTGGAGCTGGGGATGCTGCTGTCGTTCCTGGCGTCGCGGGTCCTGGGCCAGTACGAGACGTTCGCGCCGCCCACGCGTGATCTGCCGGCCGCGGCACAGGGCGGCCGGCTGCTGCTCGTGGCGCCGAACATCGTCCACGTGGAGCGCGAGCTGGACGTCGCGCCGCACGACTTCCGGCTGTGGGTGTGCCTCCATGAGGAGACGCACCGGACCCAGTTCACCGCCGTGCCCTGGCTGCGGGACCACATCGAGGGCGAGATCCAGTCGTTCCTGGGGGAGACCGACATCGACCCGGGGACGCTGCTGGAGCGGCTGCGGGAGGCGGCCCAGTCGCTGGCCGGCGCCAAGCCGGAGGGCGAGGAGGGCGACGACGGCACCCGGTCGATCGTCGATCTCGTGCAGACGCCCGCCCAGCGGGAGATCCTCGGGCGGTTGACGGCGGTGATGTCGCTGCTGGAGGGGCACGCCGACTTCGTCATGGACGGGGTGGGGCCCGAGGTGGTGCCGTCGGTCGCGGAGATCAGGGAGAAGTTCCAGCAGCGCCGGGCCAGCGGCGCGGGCCGGCTGGATCTGGCGCTGCGCAAGCTGCTGGGGCTGGACGCGAAGCTGCGGCAGTACCGTGACGGGGAGCGGTTCGTGCGGTCCGTCGTCAAGGAGGTCGGCACGGACGGCTTCAACCGGATCTGGACGTCGCCGAACACCCTCCCCACGAAACAAGAGATCGCCAAACCGGCGGACTGGGTCGCGCGGGTGCATCGGAAGGCCGACGGAGCACCATAA